Proteins from a single region of Hordeum vulgare subsp. vulgare chromosome 6H, MorexV3_pseudomolecules_assembly, whole genome shotgun sequence:
- the LOC123401903 gene encoding uncharacterized protein LOC123401903, translating into MVLTKLTFSHANTCQANEEEEKQVLLVSLQQGAESFRVCNTSANYGSYRLRRQQQQPETRDPPTHTPAMGEQGRASNKIRDIVRLQQLLRKWKRLALAPKAGSRHGGGADVPRGFFAVCVGEEMRRFVIPTEYLGHWAFEELLREAEEEFGFRHEGALRIPCDVEVFEGILRLVGGKKEAVCYCSSEHGILCT; encoded by the exons ATGGTGCTAACTAAGCTTACCTTCTCCCATGCAAACACATGTCAAGCTAATGAAGAGGAAGAAAAGCAAGTGCTTCTGGTTTCACTGCAACAGGGAGCAGAGTCCTTCAGGGTTTGCAATACATCTGCTAACTATGGTAGTTACAG GCTAAGGAGGCAGCAACAGCAGCCTGAGACAAGAGACCCACCTACACACACACCGGCAATGGGGGAGCAAGGCAGGGCGAGCAACAAGATCAGGGACATCGTGAGGCTGCAGCAGCTCCTCAGGAAGTGGAAGCGGCTCGCGCTCGCGCCCAAGGCCGGCAGCAGGCACGGTGGTGGCGCCGACGTCCCGCGGGGCTTCTTCGCGGTGTGCGTCGGGGAGGAGATGAGGAGGTTCGTCATCCCCACGGAGTACCTTGGGCACTGGGCGTTCGAGGAGCTGctcagggaggcggaggaggagttcGGGTTCCGGCACGAGGGCGCCCTGAGGATCCCCTGCGACGTGGAGGTGTTCGAGGGCATCCTGAGGCTGGTTGGCGGGAAGAAGGAGGCCGTGTGCTACTGCTCGTCGGAGCATGGGATCTTGTGCACATGA
- the LOC123401904 gene encoding KIN17-like protein: MGKGDFLTPKAIANRIKAKGLQKLRWYCQMCQKQCRDENGFKCHCMSESHQRQMAIFGQAPDRVVEGFSDEFLEEFLTLLRRAHRSSRVAATVIYNEFIADRHHVHMNSTRWATLTEFVKFLGREGHAKVEDTPKGWFITYIDRDSEQAIKARLKRKRVKSDLAEDERQELMIARQIERAQKAQANGEDDDNDANSDDDVGSDDDNEYSGSDEDDDQEEHQEDGKEASKAPAKIAIALQRAAPPPKINPFDDKPKMKFGFEEEEEEVPNKKAKVAGKATDTRRSAIDDLMKEEEKAKERSNRKDYWLCPGIVVKVMSKSLAEKGYYKQKGLVKRVIDKYVGEIEMLESKHVLRVDQDELETVLPQIGGLVRIVNGAYRGSNARLLSVDTERFSAKLQVEKGLYDGKVLKAIEYEDICKVAQ, encoded by the coding sequence atggggaagggcgacttcCTGACGCCCAAGGCGATCGCGAACCGGATCAAGGCCAAGGGGCTGCAGAAGCTCCGGTGGTACTGCCAGATGTGCCAGAAGCAGTGCCGCGACGAGAACGGCTTCAAGTGCCACTGCATGTCGGAGTCGCACCAGCGGCAGATGGCCATCTTCGGCCAGGCCCCTGACCGCGTCGTCGAGGGCTTCTCCGACGAGTTCCTCGAGGAGTTCCTCACCCTGCTCCGCCGCGCCCACCGCAGCTCCCGCGTCGCCGCCACCGTCATCTACAACGAGTTCATCGCCGACCGCCACCACGTGCACATGAACTCCACCCGCTGGGCCACGCTCACCGAGTTCGTCAAGTTCCTCGGCCGCGAGGGCCACGCCAAGGTCGAGGACACCCCCAAGGGATGGTTCATCACCTACATCGACAGGGACTCGGAGCAGGCCATCAAGGCCAGGCTCAAGCGCAAGAGGGTCAAGTCCGACCTAGCTGAGGACGAGCGCCAGGAGCTCATGATTGCCCGGCAGATCGAGCGCGCCCAGAAAGCCCAGGCTAAtggcgaagacgacgacaatgatgctaATTCTGATGATGACGTTGGTAGCGATGACGACAACGAGTATTCGGGATCAGACGAGGACGATGATCAGGAAGAACACCAGGAGGATGGGAAAGAGGCCAGCAAGGCACCTGCGAAGATTGCAATTGCACTCCAGCGGGCTGCACCGCCGCCTAAGATTAATCCTTTTGATGATAAGCCAAAGATGAAGTTTGGcttcgaggaggaagaggaggaggtgcCCAACAAGAAGGCGAAAGTTGCAGGGAAAGCAACGGACACCAGGAGGTCGGCAATCGATGATCtgatgaaggaggaggagaaggccaaggagcgGAGCAACCGGAAGGACTACTGGCTGTGCCCTGGTATCGTTGTCAAGGTGATGAGCAAGTCGCTGGCCGAGAAGGGGTACTACAAGCAGAAGGGATTAGTGAAGAGGGTGATAGATAAGTATGTCGGGGAGATTGAGATGCTGGAGAGCAAGCATGTTCTCAGGGTCGACCAAGATGAGCTTGAGACTGTCCTCCCGCAGATTGGCGGGCTGGTGCGGATTGTTAACGGGGCTTACCGGGGCTCAAATGCTAGGTTGCTCTCAGTGGACACGGAGAGATTCTCTGCCAAACTGCAGGTTGAGAAAGGCCTCTATGATGGGAAAGTTCTCAAGGCCATTGAGTATGAAGACATTTGCAAGGTTGCTCAGTGA